One region of Ardenticatena maritima genomic DNA includes:
- the hrcA gene encoding heat-inducible transcriptional repressor HrcA produces MYDELTERQRAILGLIVREYVATAQPVASKTLVEKYNLGVSSATVRNEMAALEQMGYLTHPHTSAGRIPTERGYRYFVQCLMEQSELPEEEQRLIRHQFHQAQMDLDQWMRLAAAVLAHTAHTASLVTVPQAPQARLKHIELINISEALVLVILVTSAGLVRQQMVPQPQPPLPQETLNAIANKLNALFEGMTYQDVRRRIGNDLTPFERSVAEVAALLMERIDSRSVGQIYRDGLLHVLRQPEFAEAEAVRQLVEIIEGRTLLENIIAEVNTTSGVQVIIGGEQPWEAIGDVSLVVSPYGVDGYAAGIMGVLGPQRMPYSRAVSVVRFVSDLMSHLLASMYGGQPLTQARREANHAQEETNATE; encoded by the coding sequence ATGTACGACGAATTGACGGAACGCCAGCGAGCCATTCTCGGCTTGATTGTGCGTGAATATGTCGCGACGGCGCAACCCGTTGCTTCCAAAACGCTGGTGGAAAAATACAACCTCGGCGTGAGTTCGGCGACGGTGCGCAACGAGATGGCCGCCCTCGAACAAATGGGCTACCTGACACACCCCCACACATCGGCGGGGCGCATTCCAACAGAACGCGGCTACCGCTATTTCGTCCAATGCCTGATGGAGCAAAGCGAATTGCCCGAAGAAGAACAGCGGCTGATTCGCCACCAATTCCATCAGGCGCAAATGGACCTGGACCAGTGGATGCGGCTTGCGGCGGCGGTGCTGGCGCACACGGCGCATACCGCTTCGCTCGTGACGGTTCCCCAAGCCCCACAAGCCCGTTTGAAGCATATCGAACTCATCAACATCAGTGAAGCGCTGGTGCTGGTGATTCTGGTGACGTCGGCGGGGCTGGTGCGCCAACAAATGGTGCCCCAACCGCAACCGCCTCTGCCGCAAGAGACGCTCAACGCCATCGCCAACAAACTCAACGCCTTGTTTGAGGGGATGACCTACCAGGACGTGCGGCGTCGTATCGGCAACGACCTGACGCCCTTTGAGCGCAGTGTTGCCGAAGTCGCCGCCTTGCTCATGGAGCGCATTGACAGCCGCAGCGTGGGGCAAATCTACCGCGATGGGTTGCTGCATGTCCTGCGGCAACCGGAGTTTGCCGAAGCCGAAGCCGTGCGCCAATTGGTGGAGATTATCGAAGGGCGCACGTTGCTGGAAAACATCATCGCCGAAGTGAACACCACCAGCGGCGTGCAAGTCATCATCGGCGGTGAACAGCCGTGGGAAGCCATCGGCGACGTCAGCCTAGTGGTCTCCCCGTATGGCGTTGACGGCTACGCTGCGGGTATCATGGGCGTGTTAGGTCCCCAACGCATGCCGTACAGCCGCGCCGTGAGTGTAGTGCGCTTTGTGTCCGACCTGATGAGCCACCTGTTGGCGTCCATGTACGGCGGACAACCATTGACACAAGCACGGCGGGAGGCAAACCATGCGCAAGAAGAAACCAACGCAACAGAGTGA
- the dnaK gene encoding molecular chaperone DnaK: MPILGIDLGTTNSVMAILEGGEPVVIPNAEGQRLTPSIVAINPKTGERLIGEVAKRQAVTNPTNTVTAIKRFMGRRFRDEQTQREIERVPYQVVEAVNGGVRVLLNGREYAPPEISAMILAKLKRDAEAFLGTEITQAIITVPAYFDDAQRQATKDAGRIAGLEVLRIINEPTASALAYGQSLSGAERVAVYDLGGGTFDISILEIADGVYEVLATAGDTHLGGEDFDQRIINWAAEQFLEAEGIDLRQDPMALQRLKEAAERAKIELSSVYQTEINLPFITADASGPKHLQLELTRAQLESMTEDLIARTLEPVRQALQDAGLTVDDIDAVLLVGGQTRMPAVQAAVAEFFGKEPHKGLNPDEVVALGAAIQGGVLSGEVKDVLLLDVTPLTLSLETVGGVATPIIPRGTTIPTRKSQIVSTVEDNQRTVRIHIVQGERPLAAENRSLGYFELTGIRPARRGEPKIEVTFDIDADGILHVTARDQDTGQEQSITITGVSGLREEEVQEMIAQARAAEEEDRKRLDLVLARNKAEAVLHRVARARQQFKERITDDFSQRLHEHEVALREALADPDATPERIRGLTNDLALVLSELDQTPQSQATSTEPEGEE, translated from the coding sequence ATGCCAATACTGGGAATTGACCTTGGAACGACGAACTCGGTCATGGCCATCCTCGAAGGGGGCGAGCCGGTTGTCATCCCAAATGCGGAAGGGCAACGGCTCACCCCCTCGATTGTGGCAATCAACCCCAAAACAGGCGAGCGCCTCATCGGCGAAGTCGCCAAACGCCAGGCGGTCACCAACCCCACCAACACAGTGACCGCCATCAAGCGTTTCATGGGGCGCCGTTTCCGCGACGAACAGACCCAACGCGAAATTGAGCGTGTGCCCTACCAGGTGGTAGAAGCCGTCAACGGCGGCGTGCGCGTCCTGCTCAATGGGCGCGAATACGCCCCGCCTGAAATCAGCGCCATGATTCTCGCCAAACTCAAACGGGACGCCGAAGCCTTTTTGGGCACGGAAATTACACAAGCCATTATCACCGTGCCCGCATACTTCGACGATGCCCAACGCCAGGCAACCAAAGACGCCGGACGTATCGCCGGACTGGAAGTCCTGCGCATTATCAACGAACCGACGGCTTCGGCGCTCGCCTATGGGCAATCGCTCAGCGGCGCGGAACGTGTCGCAGTGTACGACCTGGGGGGCGGCACGTTTGACATCTCCATCCTCGAAATTGCCGACGGGGTGTACGAAGTGCTGGCGACCGCCGGCGATACGCACCTGGGCGGCGAAGACTTCGACCAGCGCATCATCAACTGGGCGGCGGAGCAGTTTTTAGAAGCCGAAGGCATAGACCTGCGCCAGGACCCCATGGCGCTCCAACGGCTCAAAGAAGCCGCCGAACGCGCCAAAATCGAACTCTCATCGGTCTATCAAACCGAAATCAACCTGCCCTTCATCACCGCCGACGCCAGCGGTCCGAAGCACTTGCAACTGGAATTGACCCGCGCGCAACTCGAAAGCATGACCGAAGACCTGATTGCGCGCACGCTTGAACCTGTGCGGCAAGCCCTGCAAGACGCCGGGCTGACGGTGGACGACATTGACGCGGTGCTGCTGGTGGGTGGGCAAACACGCATGCCCGCTGTGCAAGCCGCGGTGGCTGAGTTCTTCGGCAAAGAACCGCACAAGGGGCTGAACCCCGATGAGGTGGTGGCGTTGGGCGCCGCCATCCAGGGGGGCGTGCTGTCGGGCGAAGTCAAAGACGTGCTCTTGCTCGACGTGACGCCGCTGACGCTCAGCCTGGAAACGGTGGGGGGCGTGGCGACGCCCATCATCCCGCGCGGCACGACGATCCCCACCCGCAAATCGCAAATTGTGAGCACGGTGGAAGATAACCAGCGCACGGTGCGCATTCACATTGTGCAAGGCGAGCGCCCGCTTGCCGCTGAAAACCGCTCGTTGGGCTATTTTGAACTGACGGGCATTCGCCCGGCACGGCGTGGCGAACCCAAAATTGAAGTCACGTTCGATATTGACGCCGACGGCATTTTGCACGTCACCGCCCGCGACCAGGATACCGGACAAGAACAGAGCATCACCATCACGGGCGTGTCGGGTTTGCGCGAAGAAGAGGTGCAGGAGATGATTGCGCAGGCGCGCGCCGCCGAAGAAGAAGACCGCAAACGGCTCGACCTGGTGCTCGCCCGCAACAAAGCCGAAGCGGTGCTCCACCGTGTGGCGCGGGCACGCCAGCAATTCAAAGAGCGCATTACCGATGACTTTTCGCAGCGCCTGCACGAGCACGAAGTGGCGTTGCGCGAAGCGCTAGCCGACCCTGACGCCACGCCGGAGCGCATTCGCGGGCTGACCAACGACCTGGCGCTGGTGCTGAGTGAATTGGACCAAACCCCACAGTCGCAGGCAACATCAACAGAGCCTGAGGGTGAAGAATGA
- a CDS encoding DUF2298 domain-containing protein: protein MNNITTSHSEPETRIPPVSFRIRVQRFVASEAATPFLLALILLLAAGLRYVGLNWDEYQHLHPDERFLTMVETALGWPSSFAEYLDEARSPLNPRNVGYDFFVYGTLPLTIVKGVALWLDRTDYNQVHLVGRALSATFDLFSIVFLFLLARRLYRDDRIALLAAFLLSTTVLAIQHAHFFVVDTFANFFIVGALYFLARAQASPRWYNWALTGVFFGAAMASKVSIFTFALVVTLVGAYHVWRAYETADPDRALEAAMIAAERIFLRLVLTALVAFFVFRIGQPDAFRGPGLLGVLPSERWLQNVQQVRLLVSGEVDYPPGHQWTARTPLWFPWKNMVLWGMGLPLGLTAWLGWGVALVRLVRRREWAHLIPVSWVGILFLHQGTQWVKSLRYMLPIYPTLVLLAAWLLIWLWDRARAGETVRVGRWSLRWTPALAGSMLSVVSVGTLLWALAFTSIYTRPHSRVQASRWMYEHIPPGSTIANEHWDDPLPLRIDGKDPFGGLYRGIEMQWYAEDTPEKLQQALNWLDEADYIVLSSNRLYDSIPRLPKRYPMTINYYRALFDGRLGFEKVAEFTSYPQLFGIQIPDQSAEEAFSVYDHPRVQIFKKTDAYDRIKAERILTEGVDWDAIVRYWPKQATEAPTALMLPEDLLPTYRAHGTWSAMFNPDGLANRFPVLAWALALVLLGAIATPYLFVLARPLPDRGYAFARTLGLLMVGWLVWQMGSWRLFTFTRASIWLAIGVWALGAVALVVRRRDEMAEFVRTHRRLLLVEELFFWGFFGLFLLVRWANPDLWHPILGGEKPMDFAFLNATIKSAYFPPYDPWYAGGYINYYYFGFVLIAALIKLTGVVPYVAYNLAIPTLFAMTAMGAFGVALALLAGTRRLVRTRDVGFAFLGALFVAVIGNLGELKLILDGFASLSTLQVESSLPGVAYLIRALHGFVTGFLAGQPLPFRIEWWYWNATRVIQHPVEEPGPITEFPWFTFLYADLHAHMMALPLTLLALGLALTLLYGGRTRGLGEWVRLGAAALVVGALWPTNTWDFPTYAVLVGVALVLREWYHAGRLTLDGIWQALWRWGVVLVVGYVAFVPFHRWYGSAYTSITRWHGSRTPLRDYLIIHGFFLFIILAALIGDFFYGRGHNGIVRTLRLYWRSFGRWGRLTRRFTRLVRPGLGYALGFYALAIVVVVALITALAGMRVPSLILALLTMTALLAFRRRPNPTWQMALAMIGLGLALTFVVEFIVLKGDIGRMNTVFKFYMQVWVLFGVASAVAAAHVWRMLPQWRSGWAWFWRWGFVLLFTATLLYPVLATRAKIEDRFDKSVGPTLNGMAFMEKAVHYDHDQAIELKWDKAAIEWVLRNVEGSPVFAEMNTYPVLYGWGNRFAMFTGNPAIVGWDWHERQQRALFPGELVSRRIQDVQWLYNTPDPNEAYRLLRKYGAEYVVVGALERAYATPEGIAKFAQMDGILWEQVYANEQTVIYRVLGE, encoded by the coding sequence ATGAACAACATTACGACTTCGCATTCAGAACCGGAAACACGCATACCGCCCGTTTCATTTCGCATACGGGTACAGCGTTTTGTCGCCAGTGAAGCTGCGACACCTTTCCTGCTGGCATTGATTTTGCTGCTGGCGGCGGGCTTGCGCTATGTCGGCTTGAATTGGGACGAGTACCAGCACCTGCACCCCGACGAACGCTTTTTGACGATGGTTGAGACCGCGCTGGGGTGGCCGTCCAGTTTCGCCGAGTACCTGGATGAAGCCCGTTCGCCGCTCAATCCCCGCAACGTGGGCTATGATTTCTTCGTTTATGGCACACTCCCGCTGACCATTGTGAAAGGCGTTGCCTTGTGGCTCGACCGCACCGACTACAACCAGGTACACCTGGTGGGGCGGGCGCTGAGCGCCACGTTTGACCTCTTTTCGATCGTCTTTCTCTTTTTGCTGGCGCGCCGCCTCTACCGCGATGACCGTATCGCCTTGTTGGCGGCGTTTTTGCTCTCAACAACCGTGTTGGCGATTCAACACGCCCACTTTTTCGTGGTGGACACCTTCGCCAATTTCTTCATCGTGGGGGCGCTCTACTTCCTGGCGCGGGCGCAAGCCAGCCCGCGCTGGTACAACTGGGCGTTGACGGGGGTTTTCTTTGGCGCGGCAATGGCGAGCAAAGTTTCCATTTTCACCTTCGCGCTGGTGGTGACGCTGGTAGGGGCGTACCACGTCTGGCGGGCGTATGAAACCGCCGACCCCGACCGCGCCCTTGAAGCCGCCATGATTGCCGCCGAGCGCATCTTCTTGCGGCTGGTGCTGACGGCGCTGGTGGCGTTTTTCGTCTTCCGCATCGGGCAACCCGACGCCTTCCGTGGACCGGGGTTGCTGGGCGTTTTGCCGAGTGAACGCTGGTTGCAGAACGTTCAGCAAGTGCGGCTGCTGGTCAGTGGCGAAGTGGACTATCCGCCCGGTCATCAGTGGACGGCGCGCACGCCGCTCTGGTTCCCGTGGAAGAACATGGTGCTATGGGGCATGGGGCTCCCGCTGGGGCTGACCGCCTGGCTGGGCTGGGGCGTGGCGTTGGTGCGCCTCGTGCGGCGGCGAGAATGGGCGCACCTGATACCTGTTTCGTGGGTGGGCATTCTCTTTTTGCATCAAGGAACACAGTGGGTGAAATCGTTGCGCTACATGCTTCCCATCTACCCGACGTTGGTGTTGTTGGCGGCGTGGTTGCTCATCTGGCTGTGGGACCGCGCCCGCGCCGGTGAAACGGTGCGCGTGGGGCGCTGGTCGCTCCGCTGGACGCCTGCGCTGGCGGGCTCTATGCTCAGCGTGGTTTCGGTGGGGACGCTTTTGTGGGCGCTGGCGTTCACCAGCATCTACACACGCCCGCATAGCCGCGTCCAAGCCAGCCGCTGGATGTATGAGCACATTCCGCCCGGCAGTACGATTGCCAATGAACATTGGGACGACCCTTTGCCGCTGCGCATTGACGGCAAAGACCCCTTTGGCGGGTTGTACCGCGGCATCGAAATGCAGTGGTACGCCGAAGATACGCCCGAAAAACTGCAACAGGCGCTCAACTGGCTCGATGAAGCCGACTACATTGTGCTGAGCAGCAATCGCCTCTACGACTCTATTCCGCGCTTGCCCAAGCGCTACCCGATGACCATCAACTACTATCGCGCCCTGTTCGATGGACGCCTGGGCTTTGAAAAAGTGGCGGAGTTTACCTCGTATCCGCAACTCTTCGGCATCCAAATTCCCGACCAGAGCGCCGAAGAAGCCTTTAGCGTGTACGACCATCCGCGTGTGCAGATTTTCAAGAAAACCGACGCCTACGACCGCATCAAAGCCGAACGCATTTTGACCGAGGGCGTGGATTGGGACGCGATTGTGCGCTATTGGCCCAAGCAAGCCACCGAAGCCCCCACTGCGCTCATGTTGCCCGAAGACCTGCTCCCCACCTATCGCGCACACGGCACGTGGTCGGCGATGTTCAACCCCGACGGGCTCGCAAACCGCTTCCCGGTGCTTGCGTGGGCGCTGGCGTTGGTGCTGTTGGGGGCGATAGCCACACCCTACCTGTTCGTGCTGGCGCGCCCACTCCCCGACAGGGGATATGCCTTTGCGCGCACGCTGGGTTTGCTCATGGTGGGCTGGTTGGTCTGGCAGATGGGGAGTTGGCGGCTCTTCACCTTCACCCGCGCCAGCATCTGGCTGGCGATTGGCGTGTGGGCGCTTGGCGCGGTGGCGCTGGTTGTGCGCCGGCGCGACGAGATGGCGGAATTTGTGCGCACGCATCGGCGGCTTTTGTTGGTGGAAGAACTCTTCTTCTGGGGCTTCTTTGGGCTCTTTTTGCTGGTGCGTTGGGCAAACCCCGACCTCTGGCATCCCATTTTGGGGGGCGAAAAGCCCATGGATTTCGCCTTCCTGAATGCCACAATCAAATCCGCCTATTTCCCACCGTATGACCCCTGGTATGCCGGCGGCTATATCAACTACTACTACTTTGGCTTTGTGCTGATAGCCGCCCTCATCAAATTGACGGGCGTTGTCCCCTATGTGGCATACAATCTTGCCATTCCAACCCTGTTCGCCATGACGGCGATGGGCGCGTTTGGTGTCGCGCTGGCGCTTTTGGCGGGCACGCGCCGCCTGGTGCGCACGCGCGATGTGGGCTTTGCGTTTTTGGGGGCGCTCTTTGTCGCCGTGATTGGCAACCTGGGTGAATTGAAACTCATTCTCGATGGCTTTGCATCGCTGAGCACGTTGCAGGTTGAAAGTTCATTGCCGGGCGTTGCCTACCTCATTCGGGCGTTGCACGGCTTTGTGACGGGCTTTCTGGCGGGGCAACCGTTGCCGTTCCGTATCGAATGGTGGTATTGGAATGCGACCCGTGTCATTCAGCACCCCGTCGAAGAGCCGGGACCGATTACCGAGTTCCCCTGGTTCACCTTCTTGTACGCCGACCTGCACGCGCACATGATGGCGCTCCCGCTGACGCTGCTGGCGCTGGGGCTGGCGCTGACCCTGCTCTACGGCGGGCGCACGCGCGGGCTGGGCGAGTGGGTGCGTCTGGGCGCGGCGGCGCTGGTGGTGGGGGCGCTCTGGCCGACCAACACGTGGGATTTTCCCACCTACGCCGTGCTGGTTGGTGTGGCGCTGGTGTTGCGTGAATGGTATCACGCGGGGCGGCTCACTCTGGACGGGATTTGGCAGGCGCTCTGGCGCTGGGGCGTGGTGCTGGTGGTGGGCTACGTGGCGTTTGTGCCGTTTCATCGCTGGTATGGTTCAGCCTACACCAGCATTACCCGCTGGCATGGTTCGCGCACCCCGTTGCGGGATTATCTCATCATTCATGGGTTCTTCCTCTTTATCATCCTCGCCGCGTTGATCGGCGATTTCTTCTACGGGCGTGGGCACAACGGCATTGTGCGCACCCTGCGGCTCTACTGGCGCTCGTTCGGGCGCTGGGGGCGGCTGACGCGCCGCTTCACGCGCCTGGTGCGGCCTGGGCTGGGCTATGCGTTGGGCTTCTACGCGCTGGCGATTGTGGTCGTCGTCGCGCTTATTACCGCGTTGGCGGGCATGCGCGTGCCGTCGTTGATTCTCGCTCTGCTCACCATGACGGCATTGCTGGCGTTCCGACGCCGCCCCAACCCCACCTGGCAGATGGCGCTGGCGATGATTGGCTTGGGGTTGGCGCTGACGTTTGTGGTGGAGTTCATCGTGCTCAAAGGCGACATTGGGCGCATGAACACCGTTTTCAAGTTTTACATGCAGGTGTGGGTGCTCTTTGGCGTGGCGTCGGCGGTGGCGGCGGCGCATGTGTGGCGCATGTTGCCGCAGTGGCGCAGCGGCTGGGCGTGGTTCTGGCGCTGGGGGTTTGTCCTGCTCTTTACGGCAACGCTGCTCTATCCCGTGCTGGCTACCCGCGCGAAAATTGAAGACCGCTTCGACAAGTCGGTTGGTCCAACCTTGAACGGGATGGCGTTCATGGAGAAAGCCGTTCATTACGACCATGACCAGGCGATTGAATTGAAGTGGGACAAAGCCGCCATCGAATGGGTGTTGCGCAATGTGGAAGGCTCTCCCGTTTTTGCCGAAATGAACACCTACCCCGTGCTCTACGGGTGGGGCAACCGGTTTGCCATGTTCACGGGCAACCCGGCGATTGTGGGGTGGGATTGGCACGAACGCCAGCAACGGGCGCTCTTCCCCGGCGAATTGGTGTCGCGGCGCATTCAGGATGTGCAGTGGCTCTACAACACCCCCGACCCCAACGAGGCGTACCGCTTGCTCCGCAAGTATGGCGCGGAGTATGTGGTGGTGGGGGCGCTTGAACGAGCCTATGCCACGCCGGAAGGCATTGCGAAGTTCGCCCAAATGGACGGCATTTTGTGGGAGCAGGTCTACGCCAATGAGCAGACCGTGATTTATCGCGTGTTGGGTGAATAG
- a CDS encoding glycosyltransferase family 39 protein: MKPERTTIDRRAATVLAVVLVLVGAAAVLLWRSTLHSTRLAIGAAFLAAWVLWLERLGWLRGVPERLRAWARLAWQHRLRLGIALLATALVGVLNRPGVRAALSADTEMALFVAGVLAAFVSTLPVPEAWRGQRLRRAASWRWLAALTLWALGVRVWRVGAFPWPMAEAEGELALRALALRMGEVGSPFAAGWLGMPHLLAWWQSLFVGALGPTLVAARLPVVVLGVWAVPLMFALVRELLDDDIVAWTAAALWAVLPVAVHYGRIATPELLDVVFGLGGVWALMRALRSRSVAWWALAGMLLGLSLAFTMAARLFVLLALWWLVLTWWLNPHEWGGQWRGLGIAVWMGWLTASPLAVEHGWAAALWRPAARVDVFATGWLAIVAAGEGVSPTLLLARQVREALLGFLARADRDRLFGWGAPLLDAPSRVALLLGVGAWWADGVRRRTLWLVGWLALGGAYAALFPDPPASAKLLPLAPLMVLCVAWGLWASLRLLPLTMWERLAWGVLFMALMAGWSLYTYGQRYADQGRFDIPTMQTATTLGQWLAAQPERPFVYFWGAPFLAFENPVIQYLGHRPQGMTTTETGDFSFVRERPAVLVFLAERRNALDTFLAHQPDAVPQAVYAPDGRVLYWWIWLDAETGGRP, encoded by the coding sequence ATGAAACCTGAGCGAACCACAATTGACCGTCGTGCGGCTACCGTGCTTGCGGTGGTGCTGGTGTTGGTTGGGGCGGCGGCGGTTTTGTTGTGGCGTTCCACGCTCCACAGCACACGGCTCGCCATTGGGGCGGCGTTTCTGGCGGCGTGGGTGCTCTGGTTGGAGCGCCTCGGCTGGTTGAGAGGTGTGCCCGAACGTCTGCGGGCGTGGGCAAGGCTGGCGTGGCAGCACCGCCTGCGGCTGGGAATCGCCTTGCTGGCGACGGCGCTTGTCGGCGTGTTGAACCGTCCCGGCGTGCGCGCGGCGCTTTCCGCCGATACGGAGATGGCGCTTTTTGTCGCCGGCGTCCTGGCGGCGTTCGTCTCCACACTCCCCGTACCAGAAGCGTGGCGCGGGCAACGGCTCCGGCGGGCGGCGTCCTGGCGCTGGCTGGCGGCGCTGACACTCTGGGCGCTGGGCGTGCGCGTCTGGCGCGTGGGGGCGTTCCCCTGGCCAATGGCGGAAGCCGAGGGCGAATTGGCGTTGCGTGCGCTGGCGCTCCGCATGGGCGAGGTGGGTTCCCCATTTGCCGCCGGCTGGCTGGGCATGCCGCACCTGCTGGCGTGGTGGCAATCGCTGTTTGTGGGCGCGCTCGGTCCGACACTGGTTGCGGCGCGCTTGCCCGTTGTAGTGCTGGGCGTCTGGGCGGTGCCGCTGATGTTCGCGCTGGTGCGTGAACTGCTCGATGATGATATCGTCGCGTGGACGGCGGCGGCGCTCTGGGCGGTTTTGCCGGTGGCGGTGCACTATGGGCGCATTGCCACCCCCGAACTGCTGGATGTGGTGTTTGGGCTGGGGGGCGTCTGGGCGCTCATGCGGGCGCTGCGCTCTCGCTCTGTCGCCTGGTGGGCGCTGGCGGGCATGCTCTTGGGGCTGAGCCTCGCGTTCACCATGGCGGCGCGGCTGTTTGTCCTGTTGGCGCTCTGGTGGTTGGTGCTCACCTGGTGGCTGAACCCTCACGAGTGGGGTGGGCAGTGGCGCGGATTGGGGATCGCGGTGTGGATGGGCTGGCTCACGGCGTCGCCTCTGGCGGTGGAGCATGGGTGGGCGGCGGCGCTCTGGCGTCCTGCGGCGCGTGTGGATGTGTTCGCCACCGGTTGGCTGGCGATTGTGGCGGCTGGTGAAGGCGTTTCGCCGACGCTGTTGCTAGCGCGCCAGGTGCGCGAGGCGCTTTTGGGCTTTCTCGCGCGCGCCGACCGCGACCGCCTGTTTGGCTGGGGGGCGCCGCTGCTGGACGCGCCTTCGCGCGTGGCGTTGTTGCTGGGCGTGGGCGCATGGTGGGCGGACGGCGTGCGGCGTCGCACGCTCTGGCTGGTTGGCTGGTTGGCGCTTGGCGGGGCGTATGCCGCCCTCTTCCCCGACCCACCCGCAAGCGCAAAACTGCTTCCGCTTGCGCCGCTGATGGTGCTCTGCGTGGCGTGGGGGCTCTGGGCGTCGTTGCGGCTCTTGCCGCTGACGATGTGGGAACGCCTGGCGTGGGGGGTGCTCTTCATGGCGCTTATGGCGGGGTGGTCGCTGTACACCTACGGGCAACGCTATGCCGACCAAGGGCGGTTCGACATTCCCACCATGCAAACCGCCACCACGTTGGGGCAATGGCTGGCGGCTCAGCCCGAACGCCCCTTCGTCTATTTTTGGGGCGCGCCGTTTCTTGCTTTTGAAAATCCTGTTATACAGTATCTTGGTCATCGCCCGCAGGGAATGACGACGACGGAAACGGGCGATTTTTCATTTGTGCGCGAGCGTCCCGCCGTGCTGGTCTTTCTGGCGGAGCGGCGCAACGCGCTTGATACGTTTCTGGCGCACCAGCCCGACGCCGTCCCGCAGGCGGTGTACGCTCCTGACGGGCGAGTGCTCTACTGGTGGATTTGGCTTGACGCAGAGACAGGAGGCCGACCATGA
- a CDS encoding cupin domain-containing protein, giving the protein MTTTVPDNEFFRHALSYARERADKPFKHTFFSGEALFVGLNTLKPGQIQAVHVHEENDKIYFVLAGWGEFTVGEEVRTCGPGTLIIAPAGVPHGVKNSGSSPLTFLMVMSPPPGGRS; this is encoded by the coding sequence ATGACAACCACTGTGCCCGACAATGAATTTTTTCGCCATGCGCTGAGTTATGCTCGCGAGCGTGCCGATAAACCGTTCAAGCATACCTTTTTCAGTGGAGAAGCGCTGTTTGTGGGGCTGAACACGCTCAAACCGGGGCAGATTCAGGCGGTGCATGTGCATGAGGAAAACGATAAAATCTACTTTGTATTAGCCGGGTGGGGGGAGTTCACTGTGGGAGAAGAAGTGCGCACATGTGGACCGGGGACGCTGATTATTGCGCCGGCGGGCGTGCCGCATGGTGTCAAAAACAGCGGCAGCAGCCCACTCACCTTCCTGATGGTGATGTCGCCGCCGCCCGGTGGGCGTTCGTGA
- the grpE gene encoding nucleotide exchange factor GrpE: MTKEKEQQHVEQEQAQEEQPETTAQAEANSEAAEATETPSTEELMSQLDEARRQAEEYLDNWRRTAAEFQNFRKRKEREMQEFEQRANERLILKLLPVLDDFHRALANVPEDLKDHDFVKGIELIERKFWGVLEQEGVTPIESSPGTPFDPAEHEALLSEEHDEFESGQIIEEYQRGYKHRGRVIRPARVRVAQ; this comes from the coding sequence ATGACCAAGGAAAAAGAACAGCAACACGTGGAACAGGAACAGGCACAAGAAGAACAACCCGAAACGACGGCGCAAGCCGAAGCGAATTCCGAAGCCGCGGAGGCGACGGAAACCCCTTCGACGGAGGAACTGATGAGCCAGTTAGATGAAGCCCGCCGCCAGGCGGAAGAATACCTGGACAACTGGCGGCGCACAGCAGCGGAATTCCAAAACTTCCGCAAACGCAAAGAACGGGAAATGCAAGAATTTGAACAGCGGGCAAACGAACGCCTGATTCTCAAACTGTTGCCCGTGCTCGATGATTTTCACCGTGCTCTGGCGAACGTGCCCGAAGACCTGAAAGACCATGACTTTGTGAAAGGCATTGAACTCATCGAACGCAAATTCTGGGGCGTGCTGGAACAAGAAGGCGTGACGCCCATCGAAAGCAGCCCGGGCACACCGTTCGACCCCGCCGAGCACGAAGCCTTGCTCAGCGAGGAGCACGACGAGTTTGAATCCGGGCAAATTATCGAAGAATACCAGCGCGGCTACAAACATCGCGGGCGCGTCATTCGCCCCGCACGTGTCCGTGTGGCGCAATAA
- a CDS encoding type II toxin-antitoxin system MqsA family antitoxin produces MKCVICKHGETQKGTTVLVFQREGATVVILDVPAQVCQNCGEAYVNEQTSE; encoded by the coding sequence ATGAAATGCGTCATCTGCAAACACGGGGAAACCCAAAAAGGAACAACGGTGCTTGTCTTTCAGCGAGAAGGCGCGACCGTCGTCATCCTGGACGTGCCCGCCCAAGTGTGCCAGAACTGTGGTGAGGCATACGTAAACGAACAGACTTCAGAGTAG